One stretch of Leadbetterella byssophila DSM 17132 DNA includes these proteins:
- a CDS encoding SusC/RagA family TonB-linked outer membrane protein — protein sequence MNVLAFDSEIKGRVTDASGAPLPGVTVTIKGTSKGTLTDPNGNYSLVVAESNAVLVFRQVGYTPVERTVGSQTVINVSLEEDVQALEEVVVVGYGTVRKSDVTGAIAKVGQKEMEAMPVQNALQAMQGKTAGVDITSNERPGEIGSIRIRGERSLTATNAPLYVVDGIPMQGNGIENLNPADIESIEVLKDASSTAIFGSRGANGVILVTTKRGKSGRMSVNYSGTLSVENMHDRMEMMNSAEWLDYSRAAKIKAGTYNGSNQITKENDMKVYGTDPYAWAQIEKGWAGGTWNGDLVPTYNWTDAGLQTAMTQIHTVSASGGTDKLQSYGSFGYMDQQGTQPGQGYKRYTGKFSADFNATSWLKLGGNINLTYGDQEYGYNFRKSATGASNLYFALQGMLPWTVPYTPDGEYIRNPGADVNIINPIREVDYSRNQRINLRALASLYSEINVGKIFGFLDGLKYRFQFGPDFRFGRTGVADRAESINGDGNNLVQYNNDIRSSWTLDNLLYYNKTINKNAIGVTLLQSASAFKSEGSNMRSFVNTPEELWYNIGSLASIQGYGSYLTETQLTSYMARLNYGYNDRYLLTVSGRWDGASQLAEGYKWDFFPSAALAWRIDQEEFLKKTTWIDQLKLRFGVGVTGNAGISAYGTKGAVTNTFYHWGDIVAPGMIASDPSAASPVVMANTALGWEKTAQYNLGIDFSVFKGRIDGSIDFYKSRTSDLLLEKALPALTGYLRTWDNIGKTENKGVDISLNSVNVKTKDFRWTSTLTYSADRSKIVELADGKIEDIANSWFVGSPIGVYYDYVYDGVWKTSEKEEAAKYGRTPGMIKVKDLNGDGVIDGNNDRAIVGKGRPDWSGGFLNTFTYKNWELSAFLYGRFGFTLRTGAETLSGRFAMRKLDYWIEGVNEDAEYYAPGVGGENGDTFKNAQNYQDGSFIKLRNVSLGYTFRPHQLQSLKIQNLKLYVQCMNPGLVYSKIDYIDPDLGGSTFNRSFVFGLNVGF from the coding sequence ATGAACGTTCTCGCCTTTGACTCAGAGATCAAAGGTAGAGTTACAGATGCTTCGGGTGCGCCACTGCCCGGTGTTACTGTGACCATAAAGGGAACAAGTAAAGGAACCCTAACGGACCCAAATGGAAACTATTCCTTAGTAGTGGCAGAATCTAACGCTGTTCTGGTATTTAGACAGGTGGGATACACACCGGTAGAAAGAACCGTGGGATCTCAAACGGTCATTAATGTGAGCTTAGAAGAAGATGTTCAAGCTCTAGAAGAGGTGGTAGTAGTAGGTTATGGTACGGTAAGAAAGAGTGATGTCACTGGTGCCATAGCGAAGGTAGGTCAGAAGGAGATGGAGGCTATGCCTGTCCAAAACGCTTTGCAGGCCATGCAGGGTAAAACAGCAGGTGTGGATATCACCTCAAACGAGCGTCCGGGGGAGATAGGAAGTATTCGTATCCGTGGTGAACGCTCCCTGACGGCTACTAATGCTCCACTATACGTGGTAGATGGCATTCCCATGCAGGGTAATGGTATAGAGAACCTTAACCCGGCAGATATAGAGTCTATCGAAGTACTTAAAGATGCCTCTTCAACAGCCATCTTTGGTTCCAGAGGTGCTAACGGGGTGATCTTAGTCACTACGAAACGCGGTAAGTCAGGCAGAATGTCTGTCAATTATAGTGGAACCCTTTCGGTAGAGAACATGCATGACCGCATGGAGATGATGAATTCTGCAGAGTGGTTAGACTATTCAAGAGCCGCCAAAATCAAAGCAGGTACCTATAACGGATCTAATCAAATCACTAAGGAGAATGACATGAAGGTGTATGGTACGGATCCTTATGCCTGGGCTCAGATAGAAAAAGGATGGGCTGGCGGCACTTGGAATGGAGATTTAGTACCTACCTATAACTGGACGGATGCGGGTTTGCAGACAGCTATGACCCAAATTCATACGGTTAGTGCTAGTGGAGGTACAGACAAGTTGCAGAGCTATGGATCTTTTGGTTATATGGACCAACAAGGTACTCAGCCCGGTCAGGGGTACAAGCGCTATACAGGTAAATTCAGCGCAGATTTTAATGCCACTTCCTGGCTGAAATTAGGTGGAAACATAAACCTCACTTATGGAGATCAGGAATACGGATACAATTTCCGTAAAAGTGCTACGGGAGCGTCTAATTTGTACTTTGCTCTACAGGGCATGTTACCTTGGACCGTTCCCTACACTCCTGATGGAGAATATATCAGAAACCCGGGTGCAGACGTAAACATCATCAACCCTATTCGTGAGGTGGATTATAGCCGTAACCAGAGAATTAACCTACGTGCTTTGGCCAGTCTATACTCTGAGATCAATGTAGGTAAGATCTTCGGATTCTTAGATGGCTTAAAATATAGATTCCAGTTTGGTCCAGACTTCAGATTTGGAAGAACAGGGGTGGCTGACCGCGCAGAATCCATCAATGGGGACGGAAACAATTTGGTACAGTACAATAACGATATCAGAAGCTCCTGGACCTTGGATAACTTATTGTATTACAATAAGACCATCAATAAAAACGCCATTGGTGTAACCTTACTACAAAGTGCTTCGGCATTTAAATCAGAAGGTAGCAATATGCGCTCTTTCGTCAATACACCTGAAGAACTTTGGTACAATATAGGATCCTTAGCCAGCATTCAAGGGTATGGATCATACTTGACAGAAACGCAGTTGACCTCTTACATGGCTCGTTTGAACTACGGATATAATGACCGCTACTTATTGACAGTGTCAGGAAGATGGGACGGCGCTTCACAATTAGCGGAAGGCTACAAATGGGATTTCTTCCCTTCAGCAGCTTTAGCCTGGAGAATTGATCAAGAAGAATTCTTGAAGAAGACTACTTGGATAGATCAATTGAAGTTGCGTTTTGGTGTAGGGGTAACAGGGAATGCCGGTATCAGTGCCTACGGTACTAAAGGTGCCGTTACGAACACCTTCTATCACTGGGGAGATATAGTGGCTCCGGGTATGATAGCATCAGATCCTTCAGCGGCATCACCGGTGGTGATGGCAAACACAGCCCTGGGTTGGGAGAAGACAGCTCAATACAACTTAGGTATAGACTTCTCCGTGTTTAAAGGCAGAATTGACGGTAGTATTGATTTCTACAAATCCAGAACCTCTGATCTTCTCTTAGAGAAGGCTTTGCCTGCCTTAACAGGATACTTACGTACATGGGATAATATTGGTAAGACAGAAAACAAAGGGGTGGATATCTCATTGAACTCTGTAAACGTGAAGACCAAAGATTTTAGATGGACTTCTACCCTCACTTATTCTGCAGACAGAAGTAAGATTGTAGAGTTAGCAGACGGTAAGATTGAGGACATCGCTAACTCCTGGTTCGTAGGTTCACCTATAGGGGTTTACTATGACTATGTGTATGATGGAGTTTGGAAAACCAGTGAAAAAGAGGAGGCTGCTAAATACGGTAGAACTCCGGGCATGATCAAGGTAAAAGACCTGAATGGAGACGGAGTGATTGATGGAAACAATGACCGTGCTATAGTAGGTAAAGGCCGCCCGGACTGGTCGGGAGGATTCTTGAATACCTTCACGTATAAGAACTGGGAACTATCTGCATTCTTGTACGGCAGATTTGGATTTACGCTGCGTACAGGTGCTGAGACACTATCGGGAAGATTTGCGATGAGGAAACTGGATTATTGGATAGAAGGTGTTAATGAAGATGCAGAATATTACGCTCCCGGTGTAGGTGGAGAAAACGGTGATACCTTCAAAAATGCTCAAAACTATCAGGACGGTTCCTTTATCAAGTTAAGAAACGTATCCTTAGGCTACACCTTTAGGCCACATCAATTGCAATCCCTTAAGATACAGAATTTGAAGCTATATGTTCAGTGTATGAACCCCGGCTTAGTGTATTCGAAGATTGATTATATCGATCCGGATCTTGGTGGATCCACCTTCAACAGAAGTTTCGTATTTGGTCTTAATGTAGGATTTTAA
- a CDS encoding rhamnogalacturonan lyase, producing MLKRIVFLCLMGLAVHAQTAYQFKGIEKLGRGFVAYKTGENKVMISWRYLQTDPLDVGFDLYRNGQKVNKTPLTQSTAFEDKVSSHQDIVYSLRLSGKKENLSTYTLKADAPIGYLNIPLQVPEGGVTLSGESYTYAPNDASVGDVDGDGEYEIFLKWDPSNAHDNSHKGYTGHVYIDCYKLDGTLLWRIDLGKNIRAGAHYTQFMVYDLDQDGSAELVLKTADGTIDGKGKVIGDAKADYRNANGYIIEGPEFLTVFSGKTGEALHTIDYVPLRGDWQPWGDNYGNRVDRFLAAVAYLDGKKPSVVMCRGYYTRTVLAAFDFVNGKLEQRWVFDSDTPGNTGYRGQGNHNLRVGDVDGDGKDEIIYGSCTIDDDGKGLYTTGLGHGDALHLSVFDPSRKGLQVWDVHENKKDGSTFRDAATGEIIFQVKSPIDVGRAMAADIDPTHRGMEMWSWDSGGIRNIKGEVTTDKVKVQATPTDSLAEVLSVNMAVWWDGDLSRELLDKNRITKYNPHTESIDLLFEAEGAASNNGTKATPALQADLLGDWREEVLLRSADNKSLRLYLTPFTTKYRFHTFLDDPVYRISVATQNVAYNQPTQPGFYFGTDLENIFPEKELKGKEILLDAGVYAEEYQWSIGGKERTRKITSKDVKVGKRTKVELSLKFRGQIFKDYVYVTLN from the coding sequence ATGTTGAAAAGAATAGTATTTCTATGCTTAATGGGCCTTGCTGTGCATGCTCAAACGGCGTATCAATTTAAAGGAATAGAAAAGTTAGGGAGAGGTTTTGTGGCCTACAAGACAGGAGAAAATAAAGTGATGATCTCCTGGAGGTATTTACAAACAGATCCCTTAGACGTGGGGTTTGACCTCTATAGAAATGGTCAAAAAGTCAATAAGACCCCGCTAACTCAATCCACCGCATTTGAAGACAAAGTGTCTTCTCATCAAGATATAGTATATAGTCTTAGACTGTCCGGGAAGAAGGAAAATCTGAGTACTTATACTCTTAAGGCAGACGCCCCAATAGGATATTTAAACATTCCCTTACAAGTTCCGGAAGGTGGAGTAACGCTTTCCGGTGAATCCTATACGTATGCACCTAATGATGCCAGTGTAGGGGATGTGGACGGGGACGGAGAATATGAAATCTTTCTCAAATGGGATCCTTCTAATGCGCATGATAATTCCCATAAAGGGTATACCGGCCATGTTTATATAGATTGCTATAAACTAGATGGCACCTTACTTTGGAGAATTGATTTAGGCAAAAACATTAGAGCAGGAGCCCATTATACCCAATTCATGGTCTATGATTTAGACCAAGACGGAAGTGCTGAGTTAGTACTCAAAACAGCTGATGGCACCATAGATGGAAAAGGGAAAGTGATAGGTGATGCCAAAGCGGATTACAGAAATGCGAACGGTTATATCATAGAAGGGCCCGAATTTCTTACCGTTTTTAGCGGTAAAACGGGAGAGGCTTTACACACCATCGACTATGTGCCTTTGCGTGGCGACTGGCAACCATGGGGAGATAATTACGGAAACCGAGTAGATCGTTTTTTAGCCGCCGTAGCATATCTGGATGGGAAAAAACCTTCTGTAGTAATGTGTAGAGGCTATTATACACGTACCGTCTTAGCGGCTTTTGATTTCGTCAATGGCAAATTAGAACAACGCTGGGTTTTTGACTCAGATACTCCGGGCAATACGGGCTATAGAGGCCAGGGAAATCATAACCTCAGGGTAGGAGATGTAGACGGAGATGGGAAAGACGAGATTATTTACGGTTCCTGCACCATTGATGATGACGGAAAGGGTCTGTATACCACCGGTCTTGGACATGGAGACGCCTTGCATCTGAGTGTATTTGATCCCTCACGTAAAGGTCTGCAGGTATGGGACGTACATGAAAATAAGAAGGACGGCTCTACATTTAGAGATGCGGCCACAGGAGAAATCATCTTTCAGGTAAAATCTCCCATTGACGTGGGTAGAGCCATGGCTGCAGACATTGATCCCACCCATAGAGGTATGGAGATGTGGTCCTGGGATTCCGGAGGAATTAGAAATATCAAAGGAGAAGTAACTACAGATAAGGTAAAGGTTCAAGCCACTCCTACAGACTCCTTAGCTGAGGTGCTTTCCGTGAACATGGCCGTATGGTGGGACGGAGACTTGTCCAGGGAACTTTTGGACAAAAATAGAATCACAAAATATAACCCTCACACAGAATCCATAGATCTCCTTTTTGAAGCAGAGGGCGCAGCTTCCAATAACGGAACCAAAGCAACTCCCGCACTTCAGGCAGATCTTTTGGGCGACTGGAGAGAGGAGGTTCTACTGCGCTCCGCAGACAATAAGAGCTTGAGATTATATCTAACCCCTTTTACCACAAAATATAGATTTCACACCTTCTTAGACGATCCGGTGTATAGGATAAGCGTAGCTACTCAAAATGTGGCGTATAATCAACCTACCCAACCCGGATTCTACTTCGGTACAGATCTCGAGAATATTTTTCCGGAGAAAGAGCTGAAAGGGAAAGAGATTTTGTTAGACGCCGGTGTGTACGCTGAGGAATACCAATGGTCAATAGGCGGTAAAGAACGCACAAGGAAGATCACTTCTAAAGATGTGAAGGTAGGCAAAAGAACTAAGGTAGAGCTGAGCCTGAAGTTTAGAGGACAAATTTTTAAGGACTATGTCTATGTAACCCTGAATTAA
- a CDS encoding glycoside hydrolase family 88 protein — MRIKNFLVAALLSCGSAFGQVNDFTTPLHLLQSQYETPYGALTTEKIKEDLDRVFHFLDASTPAKVIDGKTGKELKDLSKMDENTRLQQGSFRLASYEWGVTYSGMLEAAKATGDEKYFKYVQDRFKFLAEAKPHFIKQLDQYGVIDPQMRQMLKPHALDDAGAMCAAMIKFEQNKPNFDLRSVIDNYMNYIMYKEYRLADGTFARKRPQLNTLWLDDMYMAVPAIAQMGRLTGDMKYFNEATRQIKQFTQRMFVPEKGLYMHGWVESSDQHPAFFWGRANGWALLTMAEVLDVLPLSHPDRPWLLQQFKAHVKGLSKLQSKEGFWHQLLDRNDSYLETSATAIYTYCIAKGVNQGWLDPIAFGPVAYHGWSAVSTKINAQGQVEGTCVGTGMGFDPAFYYYRPVNVYAAHGYGPVISAGAEMIRLLKQFHPRLNDSAVQFYKEEQTYPSPIFSVSSRKGDVPAGSSRKGNQPVVFLIGDSTVKNGTGEGDNGQWGWGSFFDQFVKTATVENHALGGRSSRTFITEGLWEKVYNEIKKGDYLLIQFGHNDGGPLNTGRARASLRGIGEEVESVVMAGTGGEEKVYTFGHYLRTYIRQAKAKGANPIVLSPTPRNVWKDGKMERMSETYALWARQVAEQEKVPFVDLNDIAAKKTEALGETRGKSLFFDAAHTNKEGAILNAEAVTEGLRALKGTDIQKYLK; from the coding sequence ATGAGAATAAAGAATTTTTTAGTTGCTGCATTGTTGAGTTGCGGGAGTGCCTTTGGGCAAGTGAATGATTTTACTACACCACTTCACTTATTACAGTCTCAATATGAGACACCTTACGGAGCCTTGACTACCGAGAAAATCAAGGAAGATTTAGATAGAGTATTCCATTTCCTGGATGCATCCACTCCTGCAAAGGTGATTGATGGAAAAACAGGAAAAGAATTGAAAGATCTAAGCAAGATGGACGAAAATACTCGTCTACAGCAAGGTTCTTTTCGTTTAGCCAGCTATGAGTGGGGGGTTACATATTCCGGAATGCTTGAAGCAGCAAAAGCTACAGGGGATGAAAAATATTTTAAGTATGTACAAGATAGGTTCAAATTCCTAGCAGAGGCAAAGCCACATTTTATCAAGCAACTCGACCAGTATGGGGTGATAGATCCGCAGATGCGACAAATGCTTAAGCCCCATGCCCTGGATGACGCAGGCGCCATGTGCGCCGCTATGATCAAGTTTGAACAAAACAAGCCTAACTTCGATCTAAGAAGCGTGATAGACAACTACATGAATTATATCATGTACAAAGAGTATCGCCTTGCTGATGGGACCTTTGCTAGAAAACGTCCCCAACTGAACACACTGTGGTTAGATGATATGTATATGGCTGTTCCGGCCATAGCTCAGATGGGTAGATTAACAGGAGATATGAAGTATTTCAATGAGGCTACTCGTCAGATCAAACAATTTACCCAGCGCATGTTTGTGCCTGAAAAGGGATTATACATGCACGGATGGGTGGAATCTTCTGATCAACATCCAGCTTTCTTCTGGGGAAGAGCTAACGGTTGGGCACTGCTTACTATGGCGGAAGTACTAGATGTTTTGCCTCTATCTCATCCGGATAGACCATGGCTGCTCCAACAATTCAAAGCACATGTAAAGGGGCTTTCAAAATTGCAATCAAAAGAAGGGTTCTGGCATCAGCTTCTGGACAGAAATGATTCTTACTTAGAGACCTCAGCAACTGCCATTTATACTTATTGTATAGCCAAAGGAGTGAATCAGGGTTGGTTAGACCCTATCGCTTTCGGGCCCGTGGCTTATCACGGATGGAGTGCCGTATCCACTAAAATCAATGCCCAAGGACAAGTAGAAGGAACCTGTGTAGGTACAGGTATGGGCTTTGACCCTGCTTTCTACTATTATAGACCGGTGAATGTATACGCAGCACACGGTTACGGACCGGTAATCTCTGCAGGTGCAGAAATGATTCGTTTGCTGAAACAATTTCATCCACGCCTTAATGATTCCGCCGTTCAGTTCTACAAGGAAGAACAAACCTACCCGTCTCCCATCTTTAGCGTAAGCTCCAGAAAAGGAGATGTACCTGCAGGAAGCAGTAGAAAGGGAAACCAACCGGTAGTCTTTCTAATTGGTGATTCTACCGTAAAAAATGGTACAGGTGAGGGCGATAACGGACAGTGGGGCTGGGGAAGCTTCTTTGATCAATTTGTGAAAACTGCCACCGTGGAGAATCATGCTCTAGGGGGTAGAAGCAGCAGGACCTTTATCACTGAAGGTTTATGGGAAAAGGTATATAATGAGATCAAAAAGGGAGATTATCTCTTGATACAGTTCGGTCATAATGACGGGGGACCTTTGAATACGGGACGGGCAAGAGCTTCTTTGAGAGGAATAGGCGAAGAGGTTGAATCCGTGGTCATGGCCGGTACAGGAGGAGAGGAAAAAGTCTATACCTTTGGTCATTATCTAAGAACTTACATCCGTCAGGCCAAAGCCAAAGGCGCGAACCCTATAGTGCTTTCTCCAACTCCTAGAAACGTCTGGAAAGACGGCAAGATGGAGAGAATGTCAGAGACCTATGCGCTATGGGCCAGGCAAGTGGCAGAGCAGGAAAAGGTGCCTTTCGTGGATTTGAATGACATAGCCGCTAAGAAGACCGAAGCTTTAGGTGAAACCA
- a CDS encoding RagB/SusD family nutrient uptake outer membrane protein encodes MKKNIKYIGLSVALAAIMGACKPDFLDEKLITSVSTESFKTKDGLDKLSVGMYRNFEFHFNYEWAYTLWQYGTDEMAVGNDGAQEPYNSYTSAFDPARGQGMPELWDNMYSGIASANTLIQNVPLYYGEREPNYNTRLGEGYFMRAFNYFRLVQQFGGVPLLTEPVVGASTDFERNSIQETYQLIIDDFKKAYDLLPTTVSERGRLTKYAAAHFLAKASLFRASELYNEWNGPTKAQDLENVVKYGNEVIAAHPLAPDFVDLWNFTTPDGPNERVSEVVLAAQFSDDVPSRGRYGNQIHLYYPSIYQNLAGLKRDISGDREFSRLRTTDYALDVYDRVNDSRFWKSFITSYICNNPGAAPRWGQYAPEGKTANDFKFEGGEEGVRYIVNDAGDTRYTPENLNYRAPHMFVRYFNGETKKYIGEHGNNGTYATKSRFVALSKFRDGSRTTVADQFGTRDGILARSAEDYLMVAEALGRQGKYAEALPLINKLRERAGYANGEDRQKHIDGGQAYKNNPAGSGSGNAFAAYSEKNTYYESNNINSPTTASTKSNMVFTSVAEIFNSNKEFYDVLGANSDEEKFLVFIMNERSRELMGELIRWPDLARTKQLEKRFKAFNDGSVITGAAFNPNKHYLRPIPQSFLDAITKGGRALTSEEKQAMQNPGW; translated from the coding sequence ATGAAGAAGAATATTAAATATATAGGTCTTAGTGTGGCACTGGCAGCAATAATGGGTGCCTGTAAGCCGGACTTTTTAGACGAGAAGCTCATTACTTCTGTCAGCACGGAGTCCTTTAAGACAAAAGACGGTTTAGATAAACTGTCCGTAGGTATGTATAGAAACTTTGAGTTCCATTTTAACTATGAATGGGCTTATACCTTGTGGCAGTATGGAACAGATGAGATGGCAGTGGGTAATGATGGTGCTCAGGAACCGTATAACAGTTATACTTCTGCATTTGATCCTGCCAGAGGGCAAGGTATGCCGGAGCTTTGGGACAATATGTATTCCGGAATAGCTTCTGCTAATACATTGATTCAGAACGTTCCGCTTTACTACGGCGAAAGAGAGCCGAATTATAATACCAGGTTAGGGGAAGGCTACTTTATGAGAGCTTTCAACTACTTCCGTTTAGTGCAGCAATTCGGCGGTGTACCTCTATTGACAGAGCCGGTGGTAGGAGCATCTACTGACTTTGAGAGAAATTCAATTCAAGAAACGTATCAATTGATCATTGATGACTTTAAAAAGGCGTATGATCTTCTTCCCACCACCGTTTCAGAGAGGGGAAGATTAACAAAATATGCTGCCGCACATTTCTTAGCGAAGGCTTCTCTTTTCCGTGCCAGCGAGCTGTATAACGAGTGGAATGGGCCCACTAAAGCTCAGGATCTTGAAAACGTAGTAAAATATGGTAATGAGGTGATAGCTGCCCATCCTTTAGCTCCTGATTTTGTAGATCTATGGAACTTCACTACACCGGATGGTCCAAACGAGAGAGTGAGTGAAGTGGTGCTTGCTGCACAATTCTCAGACGATGTGCCTTCTAGGGGTAGGTATGGTAACCAGATCCACCTTTATTATCCATCCATCTACCAGAACCTAGCTGGTTTGAAGAGGGATATTTCGGGAGACAGAGAATTCTCCAGATTAAGAACCACAGACTATGCTCTAGATGTATATGACCGTGTGAATGATTCCAGGTTCTGGAAAAGCTTCATCACCTCATATATCTGCAATAACCCGGGCGCAGCACCTAGATGGGGGCAATACGCTCCGGAAGGAAAAACGGCTAACGACTTCAAATTTGAAGGAGGAGAAGAGGGAGTCAGATACATAGTTAATGATGCGGGGGATACCCGTTATACCCCTGAAAACCTAAATTATCGTGCACCTCATATGTTTGTGAGGTATTTTAACGGTGAGACTAAGAAGTACATTGGTGAGCATGGTAATAATGGTACTTATGCTACGAAGAGTAGATTCGTAGCGCTAAGCAAGTTCAGAGATGGCTCTAGAACCACTGTAGCGGATCAGTTTGGTACCAGAGATGGAATATTGGCGCGCTCAGCTGAAGATTATCTGATGGTAGCTGAAGCTTTAGGGAGACAAGGTAAATATGCTGAAGCACTTCCTCTGATCAACAAACTGAGAGAAAGAGCAGGATATGCTAATGGGGAGGATCGTCAAAAACACATAGACGGAGGTCAAGCCTATAAGAACAATCCTGCGGGAAGTGGTTCCGGAAACGCGTTCGCGGCTTACTCTGAAAAGAATACGTATTACGAATCAAATAATATCAACTCTCCAACTACCGCCAGTACTAAGTCAAATATGGTGTTCACCTCAGTAGCGGAGATCTTTAATTCCAACAAAGAATTCTATGATGTACTGGGTGCTAACTCTGATGAAGAGAAATTCTTAGTCTTCATCATGAATGAACGTTCGAGAGAATTGATGGGAGAATTGATTCGTTGGCCTGATTTAGCCAGAACCAAACAGCTTGAGAAACGCTTTAAGGCTTTCAATGACGGTTCAGTGATCACAGGTGCAGCATTTAACCCAAATAAACACTATTTACGTCCGATTCCTCAAAGCTTCCTGGATGCTATTACAAAAGGAGGCAGAGCTCTGACTAGCGAGGAAAAGCAAGCCATGCAAAACCCGGGTTGGTAA